The Nocardioides panzhihuensis genome has a segment encoding these proteins:
- a CDS encoding TIGR02206 family membrane protein — protein MQAYGLTHLVPLSLLTAGIVAMVWLGRRQRSEARPSRFSRGFALAIPLTTIPLQAHEWVTDFDLFIDLPIHLCDLAWIAAAVALWTHHPYPTALTCFWGLTLTTQGVFTPDVQDLPDVSYFTFWGLHLMIVLAAVYLIFGLKLLPRWRDYGWVVATTALWAAAAYVLNLVLDANYGYLRYKPESASMLDLLGPWPVYILNEILLVAGIWALITLGLRMWARQDGSTRTPVRS, from the coding sequence ATGCAGGCTTACGGTCTGACCCATCTGGTGCCGTTGTCCCTGCTCACAGCGGGGATCGTGGCCATGGTCTGGCTGGGCAGGCGGCAGCGGTCCGAAGCGAGACCGTCGAGATTCTCCCGGGGCTTCGCGCTCGCGATCCCGCTCACGACCATCCCGCTGCAGGCCCACGAATGGGTCACCGACTTCGATCTCTTCATCGATCTGCCGATCCATCTGTGCGACCTGGCCTGGATCGCGGCCGCGGTCGCGCTGTGGACCCACCATCCCTACCCGACCGCACTGACCTGCTTCTGGGGCCTGACACTGACCACTCAAGGCGTGTTCACGCCGGACGTGCAGGACCTCCCAGACGTCAGCTACTTCACCTTCTGGGGCCTGCACCTGATGATCGTGCTCGCCGCCGTCTACCTGATCTTCGGGCTCAAGCTGCTCCCGCGCTGGCGGGACTACGGCTGGGTGGTCGCGACCACGGCGTTGTGGGCCGCGGCGGCGTACGTCCTCAATCTCGTCCTCGACGCCAACTACGGCTATCTGCGCTACAAGCCGGAGTCGGCCTCGATGCTCGACCTGCTGGGTCCGTGGCCGGTCTACATCCTCAACGAGATCCTGCTCGTGGCGGGGATCTGGGCGTTGATCACGCTCGGACTGAGGATGTGGGCGCGTCAGGACGGGTCGACGAGGACACCGGTGCGCTCGTAG
- a CDS encoding pyridoxal-phosphate dependent enzyme, with protein MPRLSDSHRAWIDEAVRRVEADAQRSADTHLHAVPLPVRDGASGGVDLYLKDESVHPTGSLKHRLARSLFLYAICNGWLHEGSTVVEASSGSTAVSEAYFAGLLGLPFVAVMPRSTSAEKVRLIEWHGGRCHFVDKAPDMYAEAERLARECDGHYMDQFTYAERATDWRGNNNIAESIFDQMSQERHPVPAWIVVSAGTGGTSATIGRYLHYRRHATRLMVADPENSAFYGGWETDTSDYATGMPSRIEGIGRPRVEPSFVGGVVDDMVQVPDAASIATMRWLSARMGRSVGPSTGTNVWASLGVVRGMVDAGEEGSVVSLLCDSGERYRSSYYDDAWVAEKGIDLAPYAAALADYERTGVLVDPS; from the coding sequence GTGCCTCGCCTCTCTGACTCCCACCGCGCCTGGATCGACGAAGCCGTACGCCGCGTCGAGGCCGACGCTCAACGCTCGGCCGACACCCACCTGCACGCGGTCCCGCTGCCGGTTCGCGACGGTGCGAGCGGCGGGGTCGACCTCTATCTGAAGGACGAGTCCGTCCATCCCACGGGCTCGTTGAAGCACCGCCTGGCCAGGTCGCTGTTCCTGTACGCGATCTGCAACGGCTGGCTCCATGAGGGCTCGACGGTCGTGGAGGCCTCCTCGGGATCCACCGCGGTCTCCGAGGCCTACTTCGCCGGCCTGCTAGGACTGCCGTTCGTCGCGGTGATGCCACGCTCGACCTCGGCGGAGAAGGTGCGCCTGATCGAGTGGCACGGCGGGCGCTGCCACTTCGTCGACAAGGCCCCGGACATGTACGCGGAGGCCGAGCGCCTGGCCCGCGAGTGCGACGGCCACTACATGGACCAGTTCACCTACGCCGAGCGGGCCACCGACTGGCGCGGCAACAACAACATCGCCGAGTCCATCTTCGACCAGATGTCGCAGGAGCGGCACCCGGTGCCGGCTTGGATCGTCGTCTCGGCAGGCACCGGCGGCACCTCAGCGACCATCGGCCGCTACCTCCACTACCGGCGTCACGCGACCAGGCTGATGGTCGCCGACCCGGAGAACTCCGCCTTCTACGGCGGCTGGGAGACGGACACCTCCGACTACGCCACCGGGATGCCGTCGCGGATCGAGGGGATCGGGCGGCCCCGGGTCGAGCCGTCCTTCGTCGGCGGTGTCGTCGACGACATGGTCCAGGTCCCCGACGCGGCGTCGATCGCGACGATGCGCTGGCTCTCGGCCCGGATGGGCCGTTCGGTCGGCCCCTCGACGGGCACCAATGTGTGGGCATCGCTGGGGGTAGTACGCGGGATGGTCGACGCCGGCGAGGAAGGCAGCGTCGTCTCGCTGCTGTGCGACTCCGGGGAGCGCTATCGCTCGTCCTACTACGACGACGCGTGGGTGGCCGAGAAGGGCATCGATCTGGCGCCGTATGCCGCCGCGCTCGCCGACTACGAGCGCACCGGTGTCCTCGTCGACCCGTCCTGA